A stretch of the Acyrthosiphon pisum isolate AL4f chromosome A2, pea_aphid_22Mar2018_4r6ur, whole genome shotgun sequence genome encodes the following:
- the LOC100164063 gene encoding kelch-like protein 2 isoform X1 translates to MQNTKQFPKISKCATLKYECKKSSYAKIFKVLKSLRKDEVLCDIKLKTDDGRVICGHKVVLSSASPYFHAMFTNFSEKNQDFVVIRNIDSIALQLLVDFIYFGKIIVTEKNVKVLLPAANFLQVIEVKEKCCDLLATQLRITNCIGTYVLADLHSCKKLLTISESYIQQNFSDVVHSDKCLTLSPEQVANLISSDELIVLTENIVFEFVIRWVKHDLVSRKCILPHLMEYYVRLPLTSLNYIMKNAVEEPLLKNSSNCKDYVNEALYFHSLKPDDPIPQNIRTKPRLGDKVIFVVGSFGILEGHVSTEWYDPKINRWQLLTTIMIPHFLGGLAVVKDNFVVAVGRIGYSLESPNQYVNVLDVSSESPHWKPTTNMLVKRRNLGVGVINDYIYAVGGFDGNSSVNSAEAFDCRTQTWRMISSMSIRRDSVGLGVLNNLLYVVGGQIIQYNDQYNSSIQYLKSVECYYPSIDAWKSVAEMCVPRMAAGVGVLDGILYAVGGYDGKNTHRSAEAYEPSTGVWTTIPDMHLCRYYPVTGVAVLNGLLYVVGGSDKDVSSLDSVEFYNPNTNTWTMVTARLNKPRTFFGVVAIDRSRYFKTKRS, encoded by the exons ATGCAAAATACAAAGCAATTTCCGAAAATCAGTAAATGTGCAACATTAAAATACGAATGTAAAAAATCGTCgtatgcaaaaatatttaaagtattaaaatccTTACGCAA agatgaggttttatgtgatattaaactaaaaacagATGATGGTAGAGTTATTTGCGGCCATAAAGTGGTTTTATCATCGGCTAGCCCATATTTCCACGCAATGTTCACAAATTTTTCAGAAAAGAATCAAGATTTTGTTGTTATCAGAAACATAGATTCTATTGCCTTACAGCTCTTAGTcgactttatttattttgggaaaataatcgtcactgaaaaaaatgtaaag GTTTTGTTGCCAGCAGCGAATTTCTTACAGGTAATAGaagtaaaagaaaaatgttgtgATTTATTAGCGACACAACTGCGCATTACAAATTGTATTGGTACATATGTGTTAGCTGATTTACATAGCTGTAAGAAATTGTTAACAATTTCAGAATCATATATTCAACAAAACTTTTc AGACGTGGTACATTCTGACAAATGCCTAACCTTATCACCTGAACAAGTAGCCAATTTGATCTCCAGTGATGAACTTATAGTTTTAACTGAAAACATA gtatttgaatttgttattcGATGGGTAAAACATGATTTGGTTtccagaaaatgtattttaccccatttaatggaatattatgtacgtttaccattaacatcattaaattacataatgaaAAATGCAGTTGAGGAACCTCTTCTTAAAAATAGTTCTAATT GTAAGGATTACGTAAATGAggcattatattttcattcacTTAAGCCGGATGACCCTATTCCACAAAACATCCGGACTAAACCTAGACTGGGTGATAAA GTTATTTTTGTGGTTGGTTCATTTGGAATCTTAGAAGGACATGTTAGTACAGAATGGTACGACCCAAAAATCAACCGATGGCAATTATTGACAACAATTATGATACCACATTTTCTTGGTGGTCTGGCTGTAGTAAAAGATAATTTTGTGGTTGCTGTAGGTCGTATTGGTTATAGTCTTGAATCACCTAATCAGTATGTAAATGTGCTAGATGTATCTTCAGAATCACCTCATTGGAAACCAACTACTAACATGTTAGTCAAACGCCGAAATTTAGGAGTTGGtgtgataaatgattatatatatgCT gtTGGCGGTTTTGATGGAAACAGTTCTGTAAATAGTGCAGAAGCTTTTGACTGCAGAACTCAAACATGGCGTATGATATCTAGTATGTCTATTAGAAGAGATAGTGTTGGGCTTGGAGTActgaataatcttttatatgtG GTTGGAGgtcaaataattcaatataatgatCAATATAATTCGTCAATTCAGTATTTAAAGTCTGTTGAATGTTACTATCCCAGTATCGATGCATGGAAATCAGTCGCAGAAATGTGTGTACCACGCATGGCTGCTGGTGTAGGAGTCTTAGATGGTATACTGTATGCTGTAGGTGGTTATGATGGAAAAAATACTCACAGGAGTGCCGAAGCATACGAACCAAGTACAGGAGTTTGGACTACTATTCCGGACATGCATTTATGTCGATATTATCCAG ttacagGAGTAGCTGTATTAAATGGATTATTGTATGTCGTCGGTGGTAGCGACAAAGACGTTTCTTCTTTGGATTCTGTAGAATTTTACAACCCCAACACGAATACCTGGACTATGGTCACAGCGAGATTGAATAAACCACGAACTTTTTTCGGAGTAGTTGCCATTGATAGGTCacgatattttaaaactaagcggtcatga
- the LOC100164063 gene encoding kelch-like protein 2 isoform X2 → MQNTKQFPKISKCATLKYECKKSSYAKIFKVLKSLRKDEVLCDIKLKTDDGRVICGHKVVLSSASPYFHAMFTNFSEKNQDFVVIRNIDSIALQLLVDFIYFGKIIVTEKNVKVLLPAANFLQVIEVKEKCCDLLATQLRITNCIGTYVLADLHSCKKLLTISESYIQQNFSDVVHSDKCLTLSPEQVANLISSDELIVLTENIVFEFVIRWVKHDLVSRKCILPHLMEYYVRLPLTSLNYIMKNAVEEPLLKNSSNCKDYVNEALYFHSLKPDDPIPQNIRTKPRLGDKVIFVVGSFGILEGHVSTEWYDPKINRWQLLTTIMIPHFLGGLAVVKDNFVVAVGRIGYSLESPNQYVNVLDVSSESPHWKPTTNMLVKRRNLGVGVINDYIYAVGGFDGNSSVNSAEAFDCRTQTWRMISSMSIRRDSVGLGVLNNLLYVVGGQIIQYNDQYNSSIQYLKSVECYYPSIDAWKSVAEMCVPRMAAGVGVLDGILYAVGGYDGKNTHRSAEAYEPSTGVWTTIPDMHLCRYYPGVAVLNGLLYVVGGSDKDVSSLDSVEFYNPNTNTWTMVTARLNKPRTFFGVVAIDRSRYFKTKRS, encoded by the exons ATGCAAAATACAAAGCAATTTCCGAAAATCAGTAAATGTGCAACATTAAAATACGAATGTAAAAAATCGTCgtatgcaaaaatatttaaagtattaaaatccTTACGCAA agatgaggttttatgtgatattaaactaaaaacagATGATGGTAGAGTTATTTGCGGCCATAAAGTGGTTTTATCATCGGCTAGCCCATATTTCCACGCAATGTTCACAAATTTTTCAGAAAAGAATCAAGATTTTGTTGTTATCAGAAACATAGATTCTATTGCCTTACAGCTCTTAGTcgactttatttattttgggaaaataatcgtcactgaaaaaaatgtaaag GTTTTGTTGCCAGCAGCGAATTTCTTACAGGTAATAGaagtaaaagaaaaatgttgtgATTTATTAGCGACACAACTGCGCATTACAAATTGTATTGGTACATATGTGTTAGCTGATTTACATAGCTGTAAGAAATTGTTAACAATTTCAGAATCATATATTCAACAAAACTTTTc AGACGTGGTACATTCTGACAAATGCCTAACCTTATCACCTGAACAAGTAGCCAATTTGATCTCCAGTGATGAACTTATAGTTTTAACTGAAAACATA gtatttgaatttgttattcGATGGGTAAAACATGATTTGGTTtccagaaaatgtattttaccccatttaatggaatattatgtacgtttaccattaacatcattaaattacataatgaaAAATGCAGTTGAGGAACCTCTTCTTAAAAATAGTTCTAATT GTAAGGATTACGTAAATGAggcattatattttcattcacTTAAGCCGGATGACCCTATTCCACAAAACATCCGGACTAAACCTAGACTGGGTGATAAA GTTATTTTTGTGGTTGGTTCATTTGGAATCTTAGAAGGACATGTTAGTACAGAATGGTACGACCCAAAAATCAACCGATGGCAATTATTGACAACAATTATGATACCACATTTTCTTGGTGGTCTGGCTGTAGTAAAAGATAATTTTGTGGTTGCTGTAGGTCGTATTGGTTATAGTCTTGAATCACCTAATCAGTATGTAAATGTGCTAGATGTATCTTCAGAATCACCTCATTGGAAACCAACTACTAACATGTTAGTCAAACGCCGAAATTTAGGAGTTGGtgtgataaatgattatatatatgCT gtTGGCGGTTTTGATGGAAACAGTTCTGTAAATAGTGCAGAAGCTTTTGACTGCAGAACTCAAACATGGCGTATGATATCTAGTATGTCTATTAGAAGAGATAGTGTTGGGCTTGGAGTActgaataatcttttatatgtG GTTGGAGgtcaaataattcaatataatgatCAATATAATTCGTCAATTCAGTATTTAAAGTCTGTTGAATGTTACTATCCCAGTATCGATGCATGGAAATCAGTCGCAGAAATGTGTGTACCACGCATGGCTGCTGGTGTAGGAGTCTTAGATGGTATACTGTATGCTGTAGGTGGTTATGATGGAAAAAATACTCACAGGAGTGCCGAAGCATACGAACCAAGTACAGGAGTTTGGACTACTATTCCGGACATGCATTTATGTCGATATTATCCAG GAGTAGCTGTATTAAATGGATTATTGTATGTCGTCGGTGGTAGCGACAAAGACGTTTCTTCTTTGGATTCTGTAGAATTTTACAACCCCAACACGAATACCTGGACTATGGTCACAGCGAGATTGAATAAACCACGAACTTTTTTCGGAGTAGTTGCCATTGATAGGTCacgatattttaaaactaagcggtcatga
- the LOC100164063 gene encoding kelch-like protein 2 isoform X3, with amino-acid sequence MQNTKQFPKISKCATLKYECKKSSYAKIFKVLKSLRKDEVLCDIKLKTDDGRVICGHKVVLSSASPYFHAMFTNFSEKNQDFVVIRNIDSIALQLLVDFIYFGKIIVTEKNVLLPAANFLQVIEVKEKCCDLLATQLRITNCIGTYVLADLHSCKKLLTISESYIQQNFSDVVHSDKCLTLSPEQVANLISSDELIVLTENIVFEFVIRWVKHDLVSRKCILPHLMEYYVRLPLTSLNYIMKNAVEEPLLKNSSNCKDYVNEALYFHSLKPDDPIPQNIRTKPRLGDKVIFVVGSFGILEGHVSTEWYDPKINRWQLLTTIMIPHFLGGLAVVKDNFVVAVGRIGYSLESPNQYVNVLDVSSESPHWKPTTNMLVKRRNLGVGVINDYIYAVGGFDGNSSVNSAEAFDCRTQTWRMISSMSIRRDSVGLGVLNNLLYVVGGQIIQYNDQYNSSIQYLKSVECYYPSIDAWKSVAEMCVPRMAAGVGVLDGILYAVGGYDGKNTHRSAEAYEPSTGVWTTIPDMHLCRYYPVTGVAVLNGLLYVVGGSDKDVSSLDSVEFYNPNTNTWTMVTARLNKPRTFFGVVAIDRSRYFKTKRS; translated from the exons ATGCAAAATACAAAGCAATTTCCGAAAATCAGTAAATGTGCAACATTAAAATACGAATGTAAAAAATCGTCgtatgcaaaaatatttaaagtattaaaatccTTACGCAA agatgaggttttatgtgatattaaactaaaaacagATGATGGTAGAGTTATTTGCGGCCATAAAGTGGTTTTATCATCGGCTAGCCCATATTTCCACGCAATGTTCACAAATTTTTCAGAAAAGAATCAAGATTTTGTTGTTATCAGAAACATAGATTCTATTGCCTTACAGCTCTTAGTcgactttatttattttgggaaaataatcgtcactgaaaaaaat GTTTTGTTGCCAGCAGCGAATTTCTTACAGGTAATAGaagtaaaagaaaaatgttgtgATTTATTAGCGACACAACTGCGCATTACAAATTGTATTGGTACATATGTGTTAGCTGATTTACATAGCTGTAAGAAATTGTTAACAATTTCAGAATCATATATTCAACAAAACTTTTc AGACGTGGTACATTCTGACAAATGCCTAACCTTATCACCTGAACAAGTAGCCAATTTGATCTCCAGTGATGAACTTATAGTTTTAACTGAAAACATA gtatttgaatttgttattcGATGGGTAAAACATGATTTGGTTtccagaaaatgtattttaccccatttaatggaatattatgtacgtttaccattaacatcattaaattacataatgaaAAATGCAGTTGAGGAACCTCTTCTTAAAAATAGTTCTAATT GTAAGGATTACGTAAATGAggcattatattttcattcacTTAAGCCGGATGACCCTATTCCACAAAACATCCGGACTAAACCTAGACTGGGTGATAAA GTTATTTTTGTGGTTGGTTCATTTGGAATCTTAGAAGGACATGTTAGTACAGAATGGTACGACCCAAAAATCAACCGATGGCAATTATTGACAACAATTATGATACCACATTTTCTTGGTGGTCTGGCTGTAGTAAAAGATAATTTTGTGGTTGCTGTAGGTCGTATTGGTTATAGTCTTGAATCACCTAATCAGTATGTAAATGTGCTAGATGTATCTTCAGAATCACCTCATTGGAAACCAACTACTAACATGTTAGTCAAACGCCGAAATTTAGGAGTTGGtgtgataaatgattatatatatgCT gtTGGCGGTTTTGATGGAAACAGTTCTGTAAATAGTGCAGAAGCTTTTGACTGCAGAACTCAAACATGGCGTATGATATCTAGTATGTCTATTAGAAGAGATAGTGTTGGGCTTGGAGTActgaataatcttttatatgtG GTTGGAGgtcaaataattcaatataatgatCAATATAATTCGTCAATTCAGTATTTAAAGTCTGTTGAATGTTACTATCCCAGTATCGATGCATGGAAATCAGTCGCAGAAATGTGTGTACCACGCATGGCTGCTGGTGTAGGAGTCTTAGATGGTATACTGTATGCTGTAGGTGGTTATGATGGAAAAAATACTCACAGGAGTGCCGAAGCATACGAACCAAGTACAGGAGTTTGGACTACTATTCCGGACATGCATTTATGTCGATATTATCCAG ttacagGAGTAGCTGTATTAAATGGATTATTGTATGTCGTCGGTGGTAGCGACAAAGACGTTTCTTCTTTGGATTCTGTAGAATTTTACAACCCCAACACGAATACCTGGACTATGGTCACAGCGAGATTGAATAAACCACGAACTTTTTTCGGAGTAGTTGCCATTGATAGGTCacgatattttaaaactaagcggtcatga